One Banduia mediterranea genomic region harbors:
- the dauA gene encoding C4-dicarboxylic acid transporter DauA has protein sequence MSRQRFSVSLPSISTGLRAAWREGYGLSDLRKDVMAGLTIGTVAVPLSMALAIATGVPPQQGLYTAIVAGAIIALTGGARFSVSGPTAAFVVILFPIVQQYGLGGLLLASMMAGIILVVLGVTRMGRLIEFIPYPVVLGFTAGIAVVIAVLQIPDFLGLSVGQLGEHFVENLGRILTSLPSLNMLEFGIGAFALVVMQLWPRLHVPIPAPLVGLVVGAITAYGANQWFGSAGAPAVETIASRFTWEANGETGTGIPPIAPSFMAPWLLPGANGEPLELNFELIRALLGPAFAIAMLGAIESLLCAVVSDGLTKTKHDPNAELIGQGLGNIIAPLFGGITATAAIARTATNIRSGARSPIAAVVHSVVVLLAVIALAGLLGLVPMAALAALLFIIAWNMSEARHFLHTLRSAPPGDVAILVTCFGLTVLFDMVLAVAVGMGLAAALFIRRMALLTTTDRIEAENHPTVNGLPPEVAVYEINGPLFFGVAEKALTSLHLVDRNVQLVLIDMRKVPSMDGTAIVALQSLIDEMHREGIALILMGLPTRIIVKLRRAGIRKEKGVLTYCKDWQWAKVVVLRWHHERNEMDRNAEVF, from the coding sequence ATGTCGCGCCAAAGGTTTTCGGTTAGCCTGCCCAGCATCTCCACAGGTCTTCGCGCTGCGTGGCGGGAGGGTTACGGACTCTCGGATTTACGCAAAGACGTGATGGCTGGCCTTACCATCGGTACCGTGGCCGTGCCACTGTCGATGGCGCTGGCGATCGCTACAGGCGTTCCACCTCAGCAGGGTCTCTATACAGCGATTGTGGCTGGGGCCATCATCGCGTTGACCGGCGGTGCTCGCTTCAGTGTCTCAGGCCCGACAGCCGCTTTTGTCGTCATACTTTTCCCGATTGTTCAGCAGTACGGTCTCGGCGGATTGCTTTTAGCCTCGATGATGGCCGGCATCATTCTGGTGGTTTTGGGGGTTACCCGAATGGGGCGCCTGATCGAGTTCATACCCTATCCCGTGGTTTTGGGCTTCACGGCGGGGATAGCAGTTGTCATCGCGGTACTACAGATTCCCGATTTTCTGGGGCTGAGCGTTGGGCAGCTCGGTGAGCATTTTGTCGAAAACTTGGGCCGGATCCTCACCTCACTCCCCAGCCTCAATATGCTTGAGTTCGGTATTGGTGCATTCGCTCTCGTCGTCATGCAGCTTTGGCCGCGATTGCATGTGCCCATTCCGGCGCCCCTAGTCGGGCTGGTCGTTGGCGCTATCACGGCTTACGGTGCCAATCAGTGGTTCGGGAGCGCCGGCGCGCCTGCCGTTGAGACGATTGCCTCACGCTTTACCTGGGAGGCCAATGGCGAGACGGGTACTGGAATCCCCCCTATAGCGCCTTCCTTCATGGCTCCTTGGCTATTACCGGGAGCCAATGGAGAGCCCCTTGAACTGAATTTCGAACTGATTCGTGCTCTGCTAGGGCCTGCCTTTGCCATTGCCATGCTAGGGGCGATCGAGTCACTGCTGTGCGCGGTGGTATCGGATGGTCTGACGAAGACCAAGCATGATCCCAACGCCGAGCTGATTGGCCAAGGGCTGGGCAACATCATCGCGCCACTGTTCGGCGGCATCACCGCCACGGCGGCCATTGCCCGGACAGCAACCAACATCCGAAGCGGCGCTCGTTCACCCATCGCGGCAGTGGTGCATTCTGTAGTGGTGCTGTTGGCGGTCATTGCACTCGCTGGATTGCTGGGCCTCGTGCCCATGGCTGCCCTCGCGGCTCTGCTATTCATCATTGCCTGGAACATGAGCGAAGCGCGTCATTTCCTGCATACCTTGCGGTCGGCGCCTCCTGGCGACGTGGCCATTCTCGTCACCTGCTTCGGACTGACCGTCCTGTTTGACATGGTTCTGGCCGTCGCTGTCGGTATGGGACTGGCGGCGGCACTTTTCATTCGGCGTATGGCCTTGCTGACCACAACTGATCGTATCGAGGCCGAGAATCACCCTACTGTCAACGGGCTGCCTCCAGAAGTGGCCGTTTACGAGATCAATGGCCCCCTGTTCTTCGGGGTGGCCGAGAAAGCCCTCACATCACTGCACTTGGTCGATCGTAACGTCCAGCTTGTACTTATTGACATGCGCAAGGTGCCCAGCATGGATGGCACGGCAATCGTCGCTCTCCAGTCGCTAATCGACGAAATGCATCGCGAGGGAATAGCGCTGATCCTGATGGGATTACCGACGCGGATCATCGTCAAACTGCGTCGTGCAGGCATTCGAAAGGAAAAAGGAGTGCTGACGTACTGCAAAGACTGGCAGTGGGCCAAGGTCGTCGTGCTGCGTTGGCATCATGAGCGCAACGAGATGGATCGAAACGCGGAGGTATTTTAA
- a CDS encoding CopG family transcriptional regulator — translation MEKKTARLTLLIDPQKKRAFEQLCALQDLTPSQVVRQLIRDYLHKHGAEYETQMTKEGKNTSS, via the coding sequence ATGGAAAAGAAAACTGCTCGCCTCACTCTGCTCATAGACCCCCAAAAGAAACGAGCCTTTGAGCAGCTATGCGCTTTGCAGGATCTGACACCCTCGCAAGTCGTGCGGCAGCTGATACGAGACTATCTACATAAGCATGGGGCGGAGTACGAGACACAGATGACCAAAGAGGGGAAAAACACCTCAAGCTGA
- a CDS encoding DUF547 domain-containing protein gives MCKILRMMLMMTAAILSTAAMAFDHDYAVYGEALKKHVRWTAGGNSSVVDYAALKRDPAALRTSLSTFSAVDKVDFQRWHPDQQQAFLINAYNAFTLELILSRYPDLQSIRDLGSLLSSPWKQSFFALLGEQRSLDWIEHQQLRPRYHDARIHFAVNCASIGCPALRPEPYRAASLDAQLTDQQRRFLSDRSRNRFNASRGVLSVSSIFKWYGEDFTADNKGLEAWLASQASLLADKPVDQARIAKGQFKLEYLSYDWTLNASGGQR, from the coding sequence ATGTGCAAGATTCTGAGGATGATGCTGATGATGACCGCCGCGATCTTGAGTACCGCCGCCATGGCCTTTGATCACGACTACGCCGTCTATGGCGAAGCACTGAAGAAGCATGTGCGGTGGACGGCCGGCGGGAACAGCAGCGTGGTGGACTATGCCGCACTCAAACGTGATCCCGCGGCACTCAGGACGTCGCTGTCGACGTTTTCGGCCGTCGACAAGGTGGATTTCCAGCGCTGGCATCCGGATCAGCAGCAGGCCTTTCTGATCAATGCCTACAACGCCTTCACGCTTGAGCTGATCCTGAGCCGATATCCCGATCTCCAGTCGATTCGGGATCTGGGTTCTCTGTTGAGTTCGCCCTGGAAGCAGAGCTTCTTCGCCTTGCTCGGCGAGCAGCGCAGCCTGGACTGGATCGAGCATCAGCAGCTGCGCCCGCGCTACCACGATGCGCGCATCCACTTCGCCGTCAACTGCGCGTCGATCGGCTGTCCGGCGCTGCGCCCGGAGCCCTATCGCGCGGCAAGCCTCGACGCGCAACTGACCGATCAGCAGAGACGCTTCCTGAGCGACCGGTCGCGCAATCGCTTCAATGCGAGCCGCGGGGTGCTGAGCGTCTCGTCGATCTTCAAGTGGTACGGCGAAGACTTCACGGCGGACAACAAAGGGCTTGAGGCCTGGCTGGCGAGTCAGGCAAGCCTGCTGGCGGATAAGCCGGTCGATCAGGCGCGGATCGCCAAGGGGCAGTTCAAGCTCGAATACCTGTCGTATGACTGGACGCTCAACGCGTCAGGCGGCCAGCGCTGA
- a CDS encoding peroxiredoxin family protein encodes MALMAGLVVAATRLWTAPQAWAWWGVVLASGVPMAFFMRLFMGSTARTSANLHGIPMAGGLGTVVALADAGPGLAAGIALFNGVLLSLLYIHSRFSARSGDLLGTGKRLPDLALIDIDGRELRTAELTRKPALWMFYRGNWCPLCMAQIKEVAAEYRRLADRGVEVFLISPQPQDHTRRLAQRFEAPMRFLSDRDNRVAAQLGILARGGLPMGMQALGYDSDVPMPTVFITAAGGRIVYSDLTDNYRLRPEPADFIAALDRAGL; translated from the coding sequence ATGGCGCTGATGGCCGGGCTGGTCGTCGCCGCCACGCGCCTGTGGACCGCACCGCAGGCCTGGGCCTGGTGGGGCGTGGTGCTGGCATCGGGCGTGCCGATGGCGTTCTTCATGCGCCTGTTCATGGGCTCGACCGCGCGGACCAGTGCCAACCTCCACGGGATCCCGATGGCCGGCGGCCTGGGCACTGTCGTCGCGCTCGCCGATGCGGGCCCCGGCCTGGCGGCCGGCATCGCCTTGTTCAACGGCGTGTTGCTGTCGCTGCTCTATATCCACTCACGCTTCAGTGCTCGCAGTGGCGATCTGCTCGGCACTGGAAAGCGGCTGCCCGATCTGGCTCTCATCGACATCGATGGCCGCGAGCTGCGCACCGCGGAGCTGACCCGCAAGCCCGCGCTGTGGATGTTCTATCGCGGCAACTGGTGCCCGCTGTGCATGGCGCAGATCAAGGAGGTCGCGGCCGAATACCGGCGGCTCGCGGATCGCGGCGTCGAAGTCTTCCTCATCAGCCCGCAGCCGCAGGACCACACGCGCAGGCTGGCGCAACGTTTCGAGGCGCCGATGCGCTTCCTGAGCGATCGCGACAATCGGGTTGCCGCGCAGCTCGGCATCCTCGCCAGAGGCGGCTTGCCGATGGGCATGCAGGCCCTGGGTTACGACTCCGACGTACCGATGCCGACGGTGTTCATCACCGCTGCGGGCGGCCGCATCGTGTACAGCGACCTCACGGACAACTACCGCCTCCGGCCCGAGCCCGCCGATTTCATCGCCGCGCTCGACCGCGCAGGACTGTGA
- the arsS gene encoding arsenosugar biosynthesis radical SAM (seleno)protein ArsS (Some members of this family are selenoproteins.), which yields MNITVRLADLPAADHGPAFERLLAEHALVLSPIDVQTLQVNLTKLCNQACRHCHVDASPARTEQLSSAHADRVLAILAGHPQITQLDLTGGAPELHADFERLVVGATTLGKHVMVRHNLTVQFDGHPKTGQSMAHLPAFFAEHRVEVISSLPCYGEKNTDTQRGKGVFEKSITALHRLNAVGYGQPDSGLMLTLVYNPLGPSLPPPQAQLEADYRRELAEHHGIVFSRLFTITNMPIHRFALHLRKNGQYERYMETLLAAFNPQAAENVMCRRLISVDHAGHLFDCDFNQQLGIAARDANGQAMTLDSFDHARLLNRAIRFERHCLGCTAGAGSSCGGALST from the coding sequence ATGAACATCACCGTCCGCCTCGCCGATCTTCCAGCCGCCGATCATGGTCCGGCGTTCGAGCGCCTGCTCGCAGAGCATGCACTGGTGCTATCGCCGATCGACGTGCAGACCCTGCAGGTCAACCTGACCAAGCTGTGCAACCAGGCCTGTCGGCATTGCCATGTCGATGCCTCGCCGGCACGGACAGAGCAGCTGTCGTCCGCGCATGCCGATCGTGTGCTGGCGATCCTGGCCGGACACCCGCAGATCACGCAGCTCGATCTCACCGGCGGCGCGCCGGAACTGCATGCGGATTTCGAGCGCCTGGTCGTCGGCGCCACGACGCTCGGCAAGCACGTCATGGTGCGACACAACCTGACGGTGCAGTTCGACGGGCATCCGAAAACGGGCCAATCGATGGCGCATCTGCCCGCCTTCTTCGCCGAGCACCGCGTCGAGGTCATTTCCTCGCTGCCGTGCTACGGCGAGAAGAACACCGACACCCAGCGCGGCAAAGGCGTCTTCGAAAAGTCGATCACCGCTCTGCATCGGCTCAATGCCGTCGGCTACGGCCAGCCCGACTCCGGGCTCATGCTGACGCTGGTCTACAACCCGCTCGGGCCGTCGCTGCCGCCGCCGCAAGCCCAGCTGGAAGCGGACTACCGCCGAGAACTGGCCGAGCATCACGGCATCGTCTTCAGCCGTTTGTTCACCATCACCAACATGCCGATCCACCGCTTCGCGCTGCACCTGCGCAAGAACGGTCAGTACGAGCGCTACATGGAGACCTTGCTCGCGGCCTTCAACCCGCAGGCGGCCGAGAATGTGATGTGCCGGCGCCTGATCAGCGTGGACCATGCGGGTCACCTGTTCGACTGTGACTTCAATCAGCAACTCGGCATCGCGGCGCGCGATGCGAATGGCCAGGCAATGACGCTCGACAGCTTCGATCACGCCCGTCTGCTGAATCGCGCCATCCGTTTTGAGCGTCACTGTCTGGGGTGCACCGCCGGCGCGGGTTCGTCCTGCGGCGGCGCGCTGTCCACTTGA
- a CDS encoding FAD-dependent oxidoreductase, whose translation MSTSTLRRLIIGLLIAAAVAAFFVLDLGRYLSLDYLHAQHAALLAWRSEQPLIATASFFAVYVLATALSVPGAVVLTLAAGAIFGLWWGLLIVSFASTLGATGAFLAARYLLRGMIEARYGDRLRAINAGIERDGAFYLFTLRLVPLFPFFLINLLMGLTAMPARRFFWVSQIGMLAGTAVYVNAGTQLAQLRSLAGILSPGLIGAFVLLGVFPYLARGLVNAARARKVYRGFRRPTRFDRNLIVIGAGSGGLVSAYIAAAVRAKVTLIEKHQMGGDCLNTGCVPSKALIRSAKYASQLRRAGEFGFDKVAGEANFAKVMDRVARIVEAIAPHDSVERFSGLGVECVLGEARLVDPWTVEVNGRRLSARNIILATGAEPFVPPIPGLREVGYLSSDTVWQLREQPQRLIVLGGGPIGSELTQAFARLGSHVTQIEMLPRLLAREDPEVSQLVIDRFRAEGVDVRVNTQARAVIVENGEKFLVCESAGREERVAFDAILVAVGRVARLQGFGLEELGIKAGRTMVVNEFLQTSFPNLYAVGDVVGPFQFTHTAAHMAWYATVNSLFSPLLALRGGPFKVDYSVIPWATFTEPEVARVGLNETEAQEKGIAYEVVRYPLDDLDRAIADGEAHGFVKVLTVPGKDRILGVTIVGEHAGDLLAEYVLAMKHRIGLNKILGTIHIYPTLAEANKYAAGLWKQAHKPERLLRHVERFHTWRRA comes from the coding sequence ATGAGCACTTCCACGCTTCGACGCCTGATCATCGGCCTGCTCATCGCGGCAGCGGTCGCGGCGTTCTTCGTGCTGGATCTCGGGCGCTATTTATCGCTGGACTACCTTCACGCGCAGCACGCTGCGCTGCTGGCCTGGCGCAGTGAGCAACCGCTGATTGCAACCGCCAGTTTTTTTGCCGTCTACGTGCTGGCCACGGCGCTGTCGGTTCCGGGGGCGGTGGTGCTGACGCTGGCGGCGGGCGCGATCTTCGGGCTGTGGTGGGGCCTGCTCATCGTCTCGTTCGCCTCGACGCTCGGTGCGACCGGTGCCTTCCTCGCCGCGCGTTACTTACTGCGCGGGATGATCGAGGCGCGTTACGGTGATCGGCTCAGGGCCATTAATGCCGGCATCGAGCGCGATGGCGCGTTCTATCTGTTCACGCTGCGGCTGGTGCCGCTGTTTCCGTTTTTTCTCATCAACCTGCTGATGGGTCTCACCGCAATGCCGGCGCGGCGCTTCTTCTGGGTGAGCCAGATCGGCATGCTGGCGGGCACGGCGGTTTATGTGAATGCCGGCACTCAGCTTGCGCAGCTGCGTTCGCTGGCCGGCATCCTGTCGCCGGGACTGATCGGCGCCTTCGTCCTGCTCGGCGTCTTTCCGTATCTGGCCCGAGGCCTTGTCAATGCCGCGCGGGCGCGCAAGGTCTATCGCGGCTTTCGCCGGCCAACGCGGTTTGATCGCAACCTGATCGTGATCGGTGCCGGCAGCGGTGGTCTGGTCAGCGCCTATATCGCAGCTGCGGTCCGCGCCAAGGTGACACTGATCGAGAAGCACCAGATGGGCGGCGACTGCCTGAATACTGGCTGCGTGCCGTCCAAGGCGCTGATCCGCTCCGCCAAGTACGCCAGTCAGCTGCGCCGTGCCGGCGAGTTCGGCTTTGACAAGGTCGCGGGGGAAGCCAATTTCGCCAAGGTGATGGACCGTGTGGCGCGGATCGTCGAAGCGATTGCGCCGCATGACTCGGTCGAGCGTTTCAGCGGGCTGGGCGTGGAATGTGTCCTGGGCGAGGCCAGGCTGGTCGATCCGTGGACCGTCGAAGTCAATGGCAGACGCCTGAGCGCGCGGAACATCATCCTGGCTACCGGTGCCGAGCCGTTCGTGCCGCCGATCCCGGGGCTCCGGGAGGTCGGTTACCTGAGCTCCGATACGGTCTGGCAGCTGCGCGAGCAGCCGCAACGATTGATCGTTCTCGGCGGCGGGCCGATCGGCTCGGAGCTCACGCAGGCCTTCGCGCGACTGGGCTCCCATGTGACGCAGATCGAGATGCTGCCGCGGCTGCTGGCGCGTGAGGACCCGGAAGTCTCGCAACTCGTCATCGACCGCTTCCGCGCCGAGGGCGTCGATGTGCGCGTCAACACCCAGGCCAGGGCCGTGATCGTTGAAAACGGCGAAAAGTTTCTGGTCTGCGAATCCGCAGGGCGCGAGGAACGCGTGGCCTTCGACGCCATTCTGGTCGCGGTCGGTCGTGTCGCCCGACTCCAGGGCTTTGGCCTCGAAGAACTGGGCATCAAGGCTGGCCGCACGATGGTGGTCAACGAGTTCCTGCAGACGAGCTTTCCCAATCTCTACGCCGTTGGCGATGTGGTCGGGCCGTTCCAGTTCACGCACACGGCGGCGCACATGGCGTGGTATGCCACTGTCAACAGCTTGTTCAGTCCCCTCCTCGCGCTGCGGGGCGGACCATTCAAGGTCGACTACTCAGTGATCCCTTGGGCCACGTTCACGGAGCCGGAAGTCGCGCGGGTCGGACTCAACGAGACCGAGGCGCAGGAGAAAGGCATTGCCTATGAAGTGGTCCGGTATCCGCTGGACGATCTTGACCGCGCCATTGCCGACGGCGAGGCGCATGGCTTCGTCAAGGTGCTGACGGTGCCGGGCAAGGACCGGATTCTCGGTGTCACCATCGTCGGCGAGCATGCCGGCGATCTCCTGGCCGAGTATGTCCTGGCGATGAAGCACCGCATCGGCCTGAACAAGATCCTCGGCACCATCCACATTTACCCGACGCTCGCCGAGGCCAACAAGTACGCGGCGGGTCTCTGGAAGCAGGCGCACAAGCCGGAGCGACTGCTGCGCCATGTCGAGCGCTTCCATACCTGGCGTAGAGCTTGA
- a CDS encoding AraC family transcriptional regulator, with protein sequence MSMSPEDDLLSSVLSAYHLRAGVYGSPRFCGAWQHSTTGMHRGAFHLVGTGGAWFHTRQQAEPIRLEPGDLVVLPHDAWHMLSAGPVLHGEDSIPIQEGDGPYTVMVCGFFEFELGDKNPILDALPEVLVITYREGGRALAALGELMMAETDGSSVGTRTVLDKLADTLFVMVVRFYVNGLSEQRGVLAALADERLRRALAAMHRKPGADWTLESLAQEAGMSRSNFSQHFAAVVGSTPINYLTRWRMIQAELALRKPRVSVAAVAEQMGYETEAAFRKAFKRVHGIGPGAIKRWLKERMP encoded by the coding sequence ATGTCCATGAGTCCAGAAGACGATCTGCTGTCCTCAGTGCTATCCGCCTATCACTTGCGAGCGGGCGTCTACGGCAGCCCGCGCTTTTGCGGTGCCTGGCAGCACAGCACCACCGGGATGCACCGCGGTGCGTTTCATCTCGTTGGCACCGGGGGAGCGTGGTTTCACACGCGGCAGCAGGCCGAGCCCATCCGACTGGAGCCTGGCGACCTCGTGGTGCTACCCCACGATGCCTGGCACATGCTTTCTGCCGGACCGGTATTGCACGGAGAGGACTCGATTCCGATCCAGGAGGGTGACGGGCCTTATACCGTCATGGTCTGCGGCTTCTTCGAGTTCGAACTGGGCGACAAGAATCCCATTCTGGATGCACTGCCAGAAGTGCTGGTCATCACCTACCGTGAAGGCGGCAGGGCCTTGGCAGCGCTGGGGGAGCTGATGATGGCGGAAACCGACGGTTCTTCGGTGGGCACGCGGACTGTGCTCGACAAGCTTGCCGATACCTTGTTCGTGATGGTGGTCCGCTTCTACGTCAACGGGCTCAGCGAACAGCGTGGCGTGCTGGCGGCACTGGCGGACGAGCGACTGCGGCGCGCTTTGGCGGCCATGCATCGCAAGCCGGGTGCGGACTGGACGCTTGAATCGCTGGCACAGGAAGCCGGCATGTCGCGCAGCAACTTCTCTCAGCACTTCGCTGCCGTGGTGGGCTCGACGCCGATCAACTATCTCACTCGGTGGCGCATGATCCAGGCGGAGCTCGCCCTTCGAAAACCACGGGTGTCCGTCGCAGCCGTCGCTGAGCAGATGGGCTACGAAACGGAGGCCGCCTTTCGCAAGGCCTTCAAGAGGGTTCACGGCATCGGGCCCGGCGCAATCAAGCGATGGCTAAAGGAGCGGATGCCTTGA
- a CDS encoding type II toxin-antitoxin system RelE/ParE family toxin, producing the protein MLEAEALRPVSWIASSYKDYRAFPEPVQDAMGFALFRAQQGAKHDDAKPLKGFGGAGVLEIVTDHDGDTFRAVYTVKFANAIYVLHAFQKKSKSGRKTPAEEIELIRRRLKVAEADYQQQLARGPS; encoded by the coding sequence ATGCTGGAGGCAGAAGCTCTCAGACCCGTTTCCTGGATTGCGTCCAGCTACAAGGACTACCGGGCGTTCCCGGAGCCTGTACAGGATGCGATGGGTTTCGCGCTGTTCCGCGCCCAGCAGGGCGCCAAGCACGATGACGCGAAACCCCTCAAGGGCTTCGGCGGCGCAGGCGTACTGGAAATCGTCACTGATCATGACGGCGATACCTTCCGGGCGGTGTACACCGTGAAGTTCGCCAATGCGATCTACGTCCTGCACGCCTTCCAGAAGAAATCGAAGTCGGGCCGCAAAACGCCGGCTGAGGAAATTGAACTGATCCGGCGCCGGCTCAAAGTGGCCGAAGCCGACTACCAGCAGCAACTCGCAAGAGGACCATCATGA
- a CDS encoding sterol desaturase family protein: protein MAIFAIMSLAETRWPRRPRRLGRSHRWATNLSIMLLGAGVVRLLAALSVPLVAVAVALWAERTQTGLLHWLAWPEWLAFTVSLILLDLLIWAQHAAFHRVPLFWRLHRVHHADREIDASTALRFHPIEIGLSMLIKSAAVLLLGAPALAVMMFEIGLNAMAIFNHTNVGLPERVDRWLRRLLVTPDMHRIHHSIDPREHHRNFGFNLSIWDRLFGSYVASPRLGHLGMQIGLLQYLSDDPGRLWWSLWLPFARANISPESPPANEHEAGPHER, encoded by the coding sequence GTGGCGATCTTCGCGATCATGTCGCTGGCCGAGACCCGGTGGCCGCGTCGACCGCGACGGCTGGGCCGATCTCATCGCTGGGCGACCAACCTCAGCATCATGCTACTGGGCGCCGGCGTGGTCCGACTATTGGCTGCGCTGTCGGTGCCACTGGTTGCCGTCGCGGTGGCGCTCTGGGCCGAGCGAACACAGACGGGACTGCTGCATTGGCTGGCGTGGCCTGAATGGCTGGCGTTTACCGTCAGCCTGATCTTGCTCGACCTGCTGATCTGGGCCCAGCACGCGGCTTTCCATCGCGTGCCGCTGTTCTGGCGGCTGCACCGGGTGCATCATGCCGATCGCGAGATCGACGCCTCCACGGCCCTGCGTTTTCATCCGATCGAGATCGGATTGTCCATGCTGATCAAGAGCGCCGCGGTGCTGCTGCTGGGTGCGCCGGCCCTTGCCGTGATGATGTTCGAGATCGGCCTCAACGCGATGGCGATCTTCAATCACACCAACGTCGGACTTCCGGAACGGGTGGATCGCTGGCTGCGGCGCCTGCTGGTGACGCCGGACATGCATCGCATTCATCACTCGATCGATCCGCGCGAGCATCACCGCAACTTTGGATTCAACCTGTCGATCTGGGATCGGCTGTTCGGAAGCTATGTGGCTTCACCGCGGCTAGGCCATCTCGGCATGCAGATCGGCTTGCTGCAATACCTGTCCGATGACCCAGGCCGGCTGTGGTGGAGTCTGTGGCTGCCCTTTGCGCGAGCCAACATCTCACCGGAATCGCCACCGGCGAATGAGCATGAAGCTGGACCTCATGAACGGTGA
- a CDS encoding substrate-binding domain-containing protein produces the protein MQMPARFVLILCIAAHMVSPAAADKLVLTGSSTVAPLAAELGKRFEQQQPGTRIDVQSGGSSRGVQDARSGLAGAWCRVH, from the coding sequence ATGCAAATGCCTGCTCGTTTTGTATTGATCCTCTGTATTGCCGCCCATATGGTCTCACCGGCGGCGGCGGACAAGCTGGTTCTGACCGGCTCCAGCACGGTCGCGCCGCTGGCCGCCGAACTCGGCAAGCGGTTTGAGCAGCAGCAGCCGGGCACGCGTATCGATGTGCAGAGCGGCGGTTCTTCGCGTGGCGTGCAGGATGCCCGCAGCGGGCTTGCGGGGGCATGGTGTCGCGTGCACTGA
- a CDS encoding methyltransferase domain-containing protein gives MDGDFKTHESVQDYYGRILQSSADLKTSACCLAEAGPARVLEALKNVHEDVKSRFYGCGSPIPPALEGLKVLDLGCGSGRDCYVLAQLVGAEGQVTGLDMTTEQLELARSTQAWHAERFGYANTRFVQGYIEQLDGIDDASLDLVVSNCVINLSPDKERVFREIFRVLKPGGELYFSDVFSDRRIPATLATDAVMLGECLGGALYEEDFRRLMLRVGCADVRIVTSSPLLINNPELEQRAGNIRFYSRTVRAFKLDLEDRCEDYGQVAIYLGTLPEAPHAFTLDDHHHFVSGKPMLVCGNTADMLGGSRYAAHFRVFGEKTQHFGLFDCAPPGAVSAVQPGACC, from the coding sequence ATGGACGGCGATTTCAAGACCCACGAGAGCGTGCAGGACTATTACGGCCGGATTCTGCAATCCTCTGCCGACCTCAAGACCAGTGCCTGCTGCCTGGCGGAAGCCGGCCCGGCGCGCGTCCTCGAAGCCTTGAAGAACGTGCACGAGGACGTGAAGAGCCGCTTCTACGGCTGTGGCTCGCCGATCCCGCCCGCGCTGGAGGGCTTGAAGGTGCTCGACCTCGGCTGCGGCTCCGGTCGCGACTGCTATGTGCTCGCGCAACTGGTCGGCGCCGAGGGCCAGGTGACGGGCCTGGACATGACCACGGAGCAACTGGAGCTGGCGCGCAGCACGCAGGCCTGGCACGCCGAACGCTTCGGCTATGCCAACACGCGTTTCGTGCAGGGCTATATCGAGCAGCTCGATGGCATCGACGACGCCAGCCTCGATCTGGTCGTCAGCAACTGCGTCATCAACCTCTCGCCGGACAAGGAACGCGTCTTCCGCGAAATCTTCCGCGTCCTCAAGCCCGGCGGCGAACTCTATTTCTCGGACGTGTTCAGTGACCGGCGGATTCCAGCGACGCTGGCAACGGACGCGGTCATGCTCGGCGAGTGCCTGGGCGGCGCGCTGTATGAAGAGGATTTCCGGCGCCTGATGCTGCGGGTCGGCTGTGCGGATGTCCGCATCGTCACCAGCAGTCCGCTGTTGATCAACAACCCGGAACTGGAACAGCGCGCCGGCAATATCCGCTTTTATTCACGCACCGTGCGCGCGTTCAAGCTCGATCTCGAAGATCGCTGCGAGGATTATGGGCAGGTCGCCATCTATCTCGGCACGCTGCCCGAAGCGCCGCACGCCTTCACGCTCGACGACCACCATCATTTCGTGAGCGGCAAGCCGATGCTGGTCTGCGGCAACACCGCCGACATGCTCGGCGGCTCGCGCTACGCGGCGCATTTCCGCGTGTTCGGTGAAAAAACGCAGCACTTCGGTCTGTTCGATTGCGCACCGCCGGGCGCCGTGTCAGCCGTCCAGCCCGGAGCCTGCTGTTGA
- a CDS encoding substrate-binding domain-containing protein: MSRALKADEADLRGFVIARDGIAVIVHARNPIQALTDSQIVAIYTGQLRDWHTEAALIPWSWSRVVATHKLAQARRISDYCAAFWTHDGSGRLIEFNRTDALFSAPNDPLVAAYLDGRRG; encoded by the coding sequence GTGTCGCGTGCACTGAAAGCCGACGAGGCGGATCTGCGCGGTTTCGTGATTGCCCGGGACGGCATTGCTGTGATCGTGCATGCCCGCAATCCGATCCAGGCCCTCACCGACTCGCAGATCGTGGCGATTTACACCGGACAGCTGCGGGACTGGCACACTGAAGCTGCGCTTATACCCTGGTCGTGGTCACGGGTCGTGGCCACGCACAAGCTCGCGCAGGCGCGGCGCATCTCGGACTACTGCGCGGCGTTCTGGACGCACGACGGCAGTGGCCGGCTGATCGAATTCAATCGCACCGACGCACTGTTCAGTGCGCCCAACGATCCTCTGGTCGCAGCCTACCTCGATGGCCGCCGCGGCTGA